One Drechmeria coniospora strain ARSEF 6962 chromosome 01, whole genome shotgun sequence genomic region harbors:
- a CDS encoding PHF5-like protein: MSRHHPDLVMCRKQPGIALGRLCDKCDGKCPVCDSYVRPTTLVRICDECSFGNYQNKCVVCGGEGISDAFYCFECTRLEKDRDGCPKIINLGSSRTDLFYQKKTNRTTNY, from the exons ATGTCTCGTCACCACCC CGACCTCGTCATGTGCCGCAAGCAGCccggcatcgccctcggccgcctctgCGACAAGTGCGACGGCAAGTGCCCAGTTTGCGACTCGTACGTCcgcccgacgacgctcgTCCGCATCTGCGACGAGTGCAGCTTCGGCAACTACCAGAACAAGTGCGTCGTCTGCGGCGGTGAGGGAATATCAGACGCCTTCTACTGCTTCGAGTGTACTCGCCTCGAAAAGGACCGCGATGGCTGTCCGAAGATTATCAACCTCGGAAGCTCAAGAACGGAT CTATTCTATCAAAAAAAGACGAATCGGACGACAAACTACTAG